A single window of Mesoplodon densirostris isolate mMesDen1 chromosome 13, mMesDen1 primary haplotype, whole genome shotgun sequence DNA harbors:
- the LOC132500609 gene encoding LOW QUALITY PROTEIN: dipeptidase 2-like (The sequence of the model RefSeq protein was modified relative to this genomic sequence to represent the inferred CDS: inserted 1 base in 1 codon; substituted 2 bases at 2 genomic stop codons), which translates to MAPHGPVPGNREPRALVATEALAGSPRGGRGRLQADGEETTPGTSSTPSPRERTRALMWDLPLVDGHNDMPLVPRQFYHHGLQDVNLCNFSHGQTSLDRLKDGLMVAQFWSAYVPCQTHERDAVRLTLEQVHFICLMWASYSELELVTSVKALNNTPMLACLTGVEGGHSLDSRLSILRTFXVHYVSLTHTCNTPWXAHAQSSAKGIHPFYSNVSRLTSFGEKVVAEMNRLGMMVDLSHVSDAVARXALELSQAPVIFSHSPAQGMCKNTRNVPDDILQYLKKNGGTVMVSLSVRVLQRNPLANVSTVAEADDWYPSEAKGLGTPDLETQKQTVDFD; encoded by the exons ATGGC CCCCCATGGCCCAGTCCCGGGAAACCGGGAGCCCAGAGCACTTGTGGCCACAGAGGCGCTGGCAGGCAGCcctcggggtgggcggggccggcTGCAGGCAGATGGGGAGGAG ACCACGCCGGGCACCTCCAGCACCCCAAGTCCGCGGGAGCGCACGCGGGCCCTGATGTGGGACTTGCCGCTTGTGGACGG CCACAACGACATGCCCCTGGTCCCGAGGCAGTTTTACCACCACGGGCTACAGGATGTTAATCTGTGCAATTTCAGCCATGGCCAGACTAGCTTGGACAGGCTGAAAGACGGTCTCATGGTTGCCCAG TTCTGGTCAGCCTACGTCCCATGCCAGACCCACGAACGGGATGCGGTGCGCCTCACCCTGGAGCAAGTTCACTTCATCTGCCTCATGTGGGCCTCCTATTCTGAGCTGGAGCTTGTGACCTCAGTTAAAG CTCTCAACAATACCCCGATGTTGGCTTGCCTCACTGGTGTGGAGGGAGGCCACTCACTGGACAGTAGACTCTCCATCTTGCGTACCT TTGTGCACTATGTGTCACTCACCCACACCTGCAACACGCCCTGGTGAGCACA TGCGCAGAGCTCAGCAAAGGGTATCCACCCCTTCTACAGCAATGTCAGTCGGCTGACCAGCTTTGGCGAG AAGGTGGTGGCAGAAATGAACCGCCTGGGCATGATGGTGGACTTGTCCCATGTCTCGGATGCTGTGGCACGGTGAGCCCTAGAATTGTCACAGGCACCTGTCATCTTCTCCCACTCACCTGCCCAGGGTATGTGCAAGAACACTCGGAATGTTCCTGATGATATCCTGCAGTATCTG AAGAAGAATGGTGGCACCGTGATGGTGTCCTTGTCCGTGCGGGTGCTGCAGCGCAACCCGTTAGCCAACGTGTCTACTGTGGCAG